A region of Roseobacter litoralis Och 149 DNA encodes the following proteins:
- a CDS encoding ArsR/SmtB family transcription factor, which yields MDINESVATALAALGHATRLSVFRLLVRAGDEGLNVGEIGHHLNMAPSTLAHHLKALVDAGLVRQERQGRQIVNSVKYDAMHQIVSFLTSECCIGVKLTQEDAA from the coding sequence ATGGATATAAACGAATCTGTCGCCACCGCTCTTGCGGCCTTGGGCCATGCCACACGTCTTTCGGTGTTTCGACTGCTCGTGCGCGCCGGTGATGAGGGTCTGAACGTCGGCGAAATCGGCCACCATCTGAACATGGCGCCGTCAACTCTGGCGCATCATCTTAAGGCCTTGGTGGATGCGGGACTGGTCAGGCAAGAACGACAGGGACGCCAGATTGTGAACAGTGTAAAATACGATGCCATGCACCAGATCGTGTCTTTCCTGACATCGGAATGCTGCATCGGCGTCAAACTCACCCAGGAGGATGCTGCATGA
- a CDS encoding alpha/beta fold hydrolase, whose protein sequence is MLNVNEFGAATAPAVMIVHGLYGSARNWGVIAKRLSDSFRVYTVDLRNHGFSPHTDTHSYPEMAADLAETIDNLGDPMQLVGHSMGGKAVMTLALTRPDIVSRMIIADIAPVTYTHSQLPFIHAMKAVDLTKVARRSDAEAQLAELGVEPALCSFFTQSLDLAEKRWRLNLETLENDMDKIMSFPQLDGPFESPTLFLSGATSEYVQPQHRTLIKTLFPRAKFAKLRGAGHWLHADKPREFEAAVRSFFVG, encoded by the coding sequence ATGTTGAACGTGAACGAATTTGGCGCAGCAACCGCCCCCGCCGTGATGATTGTCCATGGCCTTTACGGCTCTGCGCGCAACTGGGGTGTGATCGCCAAACGGCTTTCGGACAGTTTTCGTGTTTATACGGTTGATCTGCGCAACCACGGCTTCAGCCCGCACACGGATACGCACAGCTATCCCGAAATGGCCGCGGATCTTGCCGAAACAATCGATAATCTGGGCGATCCCATGCAGCTGGTCGGTCACTCAATGGGTGGTAAAGCGGTAATGACGCTGGCGCTGACGCGTCCGGACATTGTGAGCCGCATGATCATCGCCGACATCGCGCCAGTAACTTACACGCACAGTCAACTGCCGTTTATTCACGCCATGAAAGCGGTCGATCTGACAAAGGTGGCGCGCCGATCGGATGCAGAGGCGCAATTGGCAGAGCTTGGGGTTGAGCCTGCGCTGTGCAGTTTTTTCACGCAGTCGCTTGATCTGGCCGAAAAAAGATGGCGGCTCAATCTGGAGACGCTGGAAAACGATATGGATAAGATCATGTCTTTCCCGCAGCTTGATGGTCCTTTCGAGAGCCCGACCCTTTTCCTGAGCGGGGCAACGTCGGAGTATGTGCAGCCACAGCACCGTACTTTGATCAAAACACTTTTTCCGCGTGCAAAGTTTGCAAAACTGCGGGGTGCGGGCCACTGGTTGCATGCCGACAAACCGCGTGAATTCGAAGCGGCCGTGCGCAGCTTTTTCGTCGGCTGA
- the carB gene encoding carbamoyl-phosphate synthase large subunit codes for MPKRTDINSIMIIGAGPIVIGQACEFDYSGAQACKALKEEGYRVILVNSNPATIMTDPELADATYIEPITPEMVAKIIEKERPDALLPTMGGQTGLNTSLALEEMGVLDKFNVEMIGAKREAIEMAEDRKLFREAMDRLGIENPKAAIVTAPKDAKGKKDLAEGVRLALEILEEVGLPAIIRPAFTMGGTGGGVAYNRDDYEAICRSGMDASPVGQILVDESLLGWKEFEMEVVRDTADNAIIVCSIENVDPMGVHTGDSITVAPALTLTDKEYQIMRNHSIAVLREIGVETGGSNVQWAVNPADGRMVVIEMNPRVSRSSALASKATGFPIAKIAAKLAVGYTLDELDNDITKVTPASFEPSIDYVVTKIPKFAFEKFPGSTPNLTTAMKSVGEAMSIGRTIHESMQKALASMEEDLTGFNEIDIPGVGVSHWVDEGANRAAIVKAISQQTPQRLRTIAQAMRHGLSDEDIHDVTMFDPWFLARIREIIETEKDLRAQGLPASEKALRHLKMLGFTDARLGELTERDETDIRRTRLDHGVVAVFKRIDTCAAEFEAQTPYMYSTYEAPVFGEAECEARPTNRKKVVILGGGPNRIGQGIEFDYCCCHACYALTEAGYETIMINCNPETVSTDYDTSDRLYFEPLTFEHVMEIMRVEQENGTLHGVIVQFGGQTPLKLANALEEAGIPILGTTPDAIDLAEDRERFQQLVQGLGLKQPKNGIAHSDAEALEIAQEIGFPLVIRPSYVLGGRAMEIVRDQASLERYISEAVVVSGDSPVLLDSYLTGAVELDVDALSDGTDVHVAGVMQHIEEAGVHSGDSACSLPPYSLKSEIIEQVKEQTYALAKALNVVGLMNIQFAVKDGEIYLIEVNPRASRTVPFVAKATDSAIASIAARIMAGEPLSNFPLRPAYDADAAYEDVLPLGDPMTLADPNMPWFSVKEAVLPFARFPGVDTILGPEMRSTGEVMGWDRDFPRAFLKAQMGAGNPLPSDGCAFISIKDADKTDDMLSAARILLEQGFTLVATRGTAKWLNEHDMACGIVNKVYEGRPDVTDMMKDEAIHLVMNSTEGAQAVDDSKSIRSIALYDKIPYFTTAAGSYAAALAIRAQADGDVGVKALQG; via the coding sequence ATGCCGAAAAGAACCGACATCAACTCCATCATGATAATCGGTGCCGGCCCTATCGTGATCGGTCAAGCCTGTGAATTCGACTATTCAGGTGCGCAAGCCTGCAAGGCGCTGAAAGAAGAAGGCTACCGCGTAATCCTCGTGAATTCCAACCCCGCGACGATCATGACCGACCCCGAACTGGCGGACGCTACCTACATCGAACCGATCACCCCCGAAATGGTCGCCAAAATCATCGAAAAAGAGCGTCCCGATGCGCTGCTGCCCACCATGGGCGGGCAAACGGGATTGAACACGTCACTGGCGCTCGAAGAAATGGGCGTTTTGGACAAGTTCAACGTCGAGATGATCGGGGCGAAACGCGAAGCCATCGAAATGGCAGAAGACCGTAAGCTGTTCCGCGAGGCGATGGACCGGCTGGGTATCGAAAACCCCAAAGCCGCGATCGTCACCGCCCCCAAGGATGCCAAAGGCAAGAAAGATCTGGCGGAAGGCGTGCGTCTGGCGCTTGAAATCCTTGAAGAGGTCGGCTTGCCCGCGATCATCCGCCCCGCCTTTACGATGGGCGGCACAGGCGGCGGCGTGGCGTATAACCGCGACGACTATGAAGCAATCTGCCGTTCGGGCATGGATGCATCACCCGTCGGCCAAATCCTTGTGGACGAAAGCCTTTTGGGCTGGAAAGAGTTCGAGATGGAGGTGGTGCGCGACACTGCCGACAACGCCATCATCGTCTGTTCCATCGAGAATGTGGACCCGATGGGCGTGCACACCGGCGACAGTATCACCGTGGCCCCTGCCCTCACGTTGACGGACAAAGAGTACCAGATCATGCGCAACCACTCGATTGCGGTCCTGCGCGAGATCGGGGTCGAGACGGGTGGGTCGAATGTGCAGTGGGCGGTCAACCCTGCGGATGGCCGGATGGTCGTGATCGAAATGAACCCCCGCGTGTCCCGTTCGTCTGCTTTGGCGTCAAAGGCGACAGGTTTTCCGATTGCCAAAATTGCCGCCAAGCTTGCGGTCGGCTACACGCTGGATGAGTTGGACAACGACATCACCAAGGTGACGCCTGCCAGTTTTGAGCCGTCAATTGACTACGTCGTCACCAAAATCCCCAAATTCGCTTTTGAGAAATTCCCCGGCAGCACCCCGAACCTTACCACGGCCATGAAAAGCGTCGGCGAGGCGATGTCCATCGGGCGCACCATTCACGAGAGCATGCAAAAAGCGCTGGCCTCGATGGAAGAGGACCTGACAGGGTTCAACGAGATAGACATTCCCGGTGTTGGTGTCAGTCATTGGGTCGACGAAGGGGCCAATCGTGCCGCAATCGTCAAGGCCATAAGCCAGCAGACCCCACAACGGTTGCGCACAATCGCACAGGCTATGCGCCACGGGCTGTCTGATGAGGACATCCATGATGTGACCATGTTCGACCCGTGGTTCCTTGCGCGCATTCGCGAGATCATCGAGACAGAAAAAGACCTGCGCGCACAAGGACTTCCTGCGAGCGAAAAAGCGCTGCGCCATCTCAAGATGCTGGGCTTTACCGATGCGCGCCTTGGCGAGTTGACAGAACGCGACGAAACAGACATCCGACGCACTCGCCTGGACCACGGTGTGGTTGCAGTCTTCAAGCGCATTGATACCTGCGCCGCTGAATTCGAAGCGCAAACACCTTACATGTACTCGACCTATGAGGCACCCGTCTTTGGCGAAGCCGAATGCGAGGCCCGCCCGACCAATCGCAAAAAAGTTGTCATCCTTGGCGGCGGCCCGAACCGGATCGGCCAAGGGATCGAATTCGACTATTGCTGCTGTCATGCCTGCTATGCCCTCACCGAAGCGGGCTATGAGACGATCATGATCAACTGCAATCCTGAGACGGTCTCGACAGATTATGACACTTCTGACCGGCTGTATTTTGAGCCGCTGACCTTTGAGCATGTGATGGAAATCATGCGGGTTGAGCAAGAGAACGGCACGTTGCACGGTGTGATTGTGCAGTTTGGCGGCCAAACCCCGCTCAAGCTCGCCAATGCGTTGGAAGAAGCCGGTATTCCGATTCTCGGAACGACCCCGGACGCCATCGATCTGGCCGAAGACCGCGAACGTTTCCAGCAGCTGGTGCAGGGTCTGGGTCTCAAACAGCCGAAAAACGGCATCGCCCACTCTGATGCTGAAGCCTTGGAGATTGCGCAGGAAATCGGCTTTCCACTGGTCATCCGCCCGTCCTATGTGCTGGGCGGTCGCGCGATGGAAATCGTGCGTGATCAGGCCAGTCTTGAGCGCTACATTTCCGAGGCGGTCGTGGTCTCGGGCGACAGCCCCGTGCTGCTCGACAGTTACCTCACAGGCGCGGTTGAGCTTGACGTTGATGCGCTGAGTGATGGCACGGACGTGCACGTGGCCGGCGTGATGCAGCACATCGAAGAGGCGGGCGTGCATTCCGGCGACAGTGCCTGTTCACTGCCGCCCTATTCGCTAAAATCCGAAATCATTGAGCAGGTCAAAGAACAGACGTACGCCCTGGCCAAAGCGCTCAATGTGGTCGGACTGATGAATATCCAATTCGCGGTCAAAGACGGCGAGATTTACCTGATTGAGGTCAACCCCCGTGCCTCGCGCACGGTGCCCTTTGTCGCCAAAGCCACGGATTCGGCCATCGCCTCGATCGCCGCGCGCATCATGGCTGGCGAGCCGCTCAGCAATTTCCCGCTGCGCCCCGCCTATGACGCAGATGCGGCCTACGAAGACGTCTTGCCGCTGGGTGATCCCATGACGCTGGCCGACCCGAACATGCCGTGGTTCTCGGTCAAGGAGGCTGTGTTGCCCTTTGCGCGTTTCCCCGGCGTGGACACCATTCTGGGACCGGAGATGCGTTCCACCGGTGAGGTGATGGGTTGGGATCGCGATTTCCCCCGGGCCTTCCTCAAGGCGCAGATGGGCGCTGGCAATCCGCTGCCCTCGGATGGCTGTGCGTTTATCTCGATCAAGGATGCGGACAAGACAGACGACATGCTGAGCGCTGCACGAATTTTGCTCGAGCAGGGCTTCACTCTGGTCGCCACCCGTGGGACCGCAAAATGGCTGAACGAACACGATATGGCCTGCGGCATCGTCAACAAGGTCTATGAGGGTCGCCCCGACGTAACCGATATGATGAAGGATGAGGCGATCCATCTGGTCATGAACTCGACCGAAGGCGCACAAGCCGTGGACGACAGCAAGTCGATCCGTTCAATCGCGCTCTATGATAAGATACCGTATTTCACGACGGCGGCTGGCAGCTATGCAGCAGCCCTCGCCATCCGCGCGCAGGCCGATGGGGATGTGGGCGTCAAAGCACTGCAAGGGTGA
- a CDS encoding beta-ketoacyl-ACP synthase III → MHRPAITGTGVFTPENVITNAELVVAFNAHADFYNAENAAAIAAGEVPAKEHSSEDFIVKASGIKQRYVIDKEGILDPSVMHPLLRQRRDDEPSLMAEMGVDAAHKALLQAGKDAGGVDLVICAASNMERAYPAIAVEIQSLLGAGGFAFDMNVACSSATFGIQTAADMIRSGSVRRALVINPEICSAHLEWRDRDCHFIFGDVATATLIERADDATAGYFEVKSTRCATEFSNNIRNNNGYLRRSRPAGMADRRDMQFMQNGRKVFKEVLPMVSEHISAHLTSENVVAADLKRLWLHQANKTMNDFIGRKVLGRTPQPAEQPNILQDYANTSSAGSIIAFSKYSKDLQAGDLGLICSFGAGYSVGSVLLKRHI, encoded by the coding sequence ATGCACAGACCAGCCATAACCGGAACCGGTGTTTTTACGCCTGAAAATGTCATAACCAACGCGGAACTGGTCGTGGCCTTCAATGCCCATGCGGACTTCTATAACGCGGAAAATGCGGCTGCGATTGCTGCGGGCGAGGTGCCCGCCAAGGAGCATTCATCCGAAGACTTTATCGTCAAGGCATCCGGCATCAAACAGCGCTATGTCATTGACAAAGAAGGTATTCTTGACCCTTCGGTCATGCACCCGCTGCTGCGGCAACGCCGTGATGACGAACCCTCGCTGATGGCGGAAATGGGCGTTGATGCGGCGCACAAAGCGCTCTTGCAGGCGGGCAAGGACGCTGGCGGGGTTGATCTCGTTATTTGCGCGGCTTCCAATATGGAACGCGCATACCCGGCAATTGCCGTTGAAATTCAGAGCCTTCTTGGCGCGGGCGGTTTTGCCTTTGACATGAATGTGGCCTGTTCGTCGGCAACCTTCGGCATCCAGACAGCGGCCGATATGATCCGGTCGGGCAGCGTGCGCCGCGCGCTGGTGATCAACCCTGAAATCTGCTCAGCGCATCTGGAATGGCGGGACCGCGACTGCCACTTCATCTTTGGCGATGTGGCCACCGCCACGCTGATCGAACGGGCAGATGACGCGACAGCTGGATATTTCGAAGTAAAGTCAACACGCTGCGCGACGGAATTCTCAAACAACATTCGCAACAACAACGGCTATCTGCGCCGGTCCCGCCCTGCGGGAATGGCAGACCGGCGCGACATGCAATTCATGCAAAACGGGCGCAAAGTATTCAAGGAAGTGCTGCCGATGGTGTCTGAGCACATCAGTGCGCATCTGACATCCGAGAACGTGGTCGCAGCAGATCTGAAACGCCTTTGGCTACATCAGGCCAACAAGACCATGAATGACTTCATCGGGCGCAAGGTGCTCGGACGCACCCCACAACCGGCAGAGCAGCCAAATATCCTGCAAGACTATGCCAATACCTCATCGGCAGGCTCCATCATCGCATTCTCAAAATACTCGAAAGATTTACAGGCGGGTGACCTGGGGCTGATCTGTTCTTTCGGGGCCGGATACTCGGTCGGGTCTGTCCTGCTCAAGCGTCACATTTAA
- a CDS encoding thymidine kinase: MAKLYFNYSTMNAGKSTVLLQAAHNYKERGMVPFLITAQVDDRAGDGRIASRIGIGEPADTFTTGENLFSKIANRLKEGPVACVFVDEAQFLSAEQVWQLARAVDDLGVPVMCFGLRVDFRGELFPGSATLLALADEMREVRTICHCGKKASMVIRKDENGTVLRDGAQIQVGGNETYVSLCRRHWREAVGDR, translated from the coding sequence ATGGCCAAGCTTTACTTCAACTACTCCACAATGAACGCCGGAAAATCGACCGTTCTGTTACAGGCCGCGCATAACTACAAAGAGCGCGGCATGGTGCCATTCCTGATCACCGCACAAGTGGATGACCGGGCAGGCGACGGTCGTATTGCCTCGCGCATTGGAATCGGTGAGCCAGCGGACACCTTCACGACAGGAGAGAACCTTTTCTCCAAAATCGCAAACCGGCTGAAAGAAGGCCCGGTTGCGTGCGTGTTTGTGGATGAGGCGCAATTTCTCAGCGCAGAACAGGTGTGGCAACTGGCGCGCGCGGTGGATGATCTGGGCGTGCCCGTCATGTGCTTTGGGCTGCGGGTGGATTTTCGCGGCGAACTGTTTCCAGGGTCCGCAACACTGCTGGCGCTGGCTGATGAAATGCGCGAGGTGCGCACCATTTGTCATTGCGGCAAGAAAGCCAGCATGGTCATCCGCAAAGACGAAAACGGGACCGTTCTGCGCGATGGCGCGCAAATACAGGTCGGCGGCAACGAGACATATGTATCACTGTGCCGCCGCCATTGGCGCGAAGCTGTCGGCGACCGCTAA
- a CDS encoding 2-hydroxyacid dehydrogenase: protein MARPLPKRVQDAARAQFDVTVREITTPLTGDEMRMALSEFDGVVPTLGDMFTAEVFADVPKPRCQVLANFGVGYNHIDVAAAKAAGIAVSNTPGAVTDATADTAMCLMLMSARRAGEGERLLRAGQWEGWHPTQLLGMHLGGRTVGIVGMGRIGQAIARRCSHGFGMRIAYHSRSPKELDFEAERKGSLLELAASVDVLVIAVPGGAETHHLINAEVLSAMQPHAHLVNIARGNVVEESALIAALQAGQIAGAGLDVYEFEPEVPKALIAMENVALLPHLGTAALEVREDMGMMSVDNLKAFFAGTPLPNAV, encoded by the coding sequence ATGGCGAGACCACTGCCGAAACGTGTTCAGGATGCCGCGCGCGCTCAATTTGATGTGACCGTCCGCGAGATCACCACCCCGCTGACGGGTGATGAAATGCGCATGGCGCTTTCTGAGTTCGATGGCGTTGTGCCAACGCTTGGCGACATGTTCACCGCTGAGGTCTTTGCGGATGTGCCCAAGCCAAGGTGTCAGGTGCTGGCGAATTTTGGCGTCGGGTACAATCACATCGACGTCGCGGCGGCAAAGGCGGCCGGGATCGCCGTGAGCAACACGCCCGGTGCGGTCACGGATGCCACTGCTGACACGGCCATGTGCCTGATGCTGATGAGTGCGCGTCGTGCCGGTGAAGGTGAGCGGCTGTTGCGCGCGGGACAGTGGGAAGGTTGGCATCCGACGCAGCTGTTGGGGATGCATCTTGGTGGCAGAACGGTCGGGATCGTCGGCATGGGACGGATCGGACAGGCAATTGCACGCCGCTGCAGCCATGGCTTCGGGATGCGGATTGCCTATCACAGCCGGTCGCCAAAAGAGCTTGATTTCGAGGCTGAGCGCAAGGGCAGTCTGCTGGAGCTTGCCGCGAGCGTCGACGTGTTGGTGATTGCCGTGCCCGGCGGGGCAGAGACCCATCACCTGATCAACGCCGAGGTGCTGTCCGCGATGCAACCTCATGCGCATCTCGTGAACATCGCGCGTGGCAATGTCGTCGAGGAATCCGCGTTGATTGCAGCGCTGCAGGCGGGGCAGATCGCGGGTGCGGGCCTTGATGTCTATGAATTCGAGCCCGAAGTGCCCAAGGCCCTGATCGCCATGGAAAACGTCGCCCTCTTGCCGCATCTCGGTACCGCAGCGTTGGAGGTGCGGGAAGACATGGGGATGATGAGTGTTGATAACCTCAAGGCGTTTTTTGCAGGCACCCCGTTGCCGAACGCGGTTTAG
- a CDS encoding tRNA-binding protein, translated as MSEITFDDFMKVDIRTGVVVRAEPFPEARKPAIKMWIDFGPDIGEKKTSAQITVHYTSESLVGKRVMAVVNFPPRQIGPFISEVLVLGVPDEQGAVVLISPDQDVPTGGRMH; from the coding sequence ATGAGTGAGATTACTTTCGACGATTTCATGAAGGTGGATATCCGTACTGGTGTCGTTGTGCGCGCAGAACCGTTTCCCGAGGCCCGCAAGCCCGCCATCAAGATGTGGATCGATTTTGGGCCTGACATTGGTGAGAAAAAAACATCTGCACAGATCACCGTTCATTACACATCCGAAAGCCTTGTCGGGAAAAGGGTTATGGCAGTGGTGAACTTTCCGCCGCGCCAGATCGGGCCATTTATATCCGAAGTACTTGTTTTGGGTGTGCCGGATGAACAGGGTGCGGTTGTTCTGATCAGCCCCGACCAAGACGTACCAACTGGAGGACGGATGCATTGA
- the proC gene encoding pyrroline-5-carboxylate reductase, with the protein MHDSRVATEGLVLLGCGKMGSAMLAGWLEAGLPANSVWVVDPNPSDWLSGTGVDLSGTLPEAPAVVLVAVKPQMMAQALPLLKRMGNGDTLFISVAAGITLAAFEQILGEQTPIVRAMPNTPAAISRGITAIVGNGAASAQHLGEAEALLQAVGEVVHVPDEGQIDAVTGVSGSGPAYVFHMIETLAQAGQAQGLDAETAMRLAKATVAGAGALAMTSEETPEQLRINVTSPNGTTQAALEVLMDESTGFPSLMARAVKAAADRSRELANE; encoded by the coding sequence ATGCATGACAGTCGGGTTGCCACCGAGGGCCTTGTGCTCTTGGGCTGCGGTAAGATGGGGTCGGCGATGCTGGCCGGGTGGCTGGAGGCCGGATTGCCCGCAAATTCCGTCTGGGTGGTGGATCCTAACCCCTCTGACTGGTTGTCGGGAACTGGCGTAGACCTCAGCGGGACACTGCCGGAGGCGCCCGCCGTCGTTCTGGTTGCCGTCAAGCCGCAGATGATGGCGCAGGCGTTGCCGCTTTTAAAGCGCATGGGAAATGGCGATACGCTTTTTATCAGCGTTGCTGCGGGCATAACACTGGCTGCTTTTGAACAGATTTTGGGTGAGCAGACGCCGATCGTGCGCGCCATGCCGAACACACCGGCGGCCATATCGCGGGGCATCACCGCAATCGTGGGCAACGGTGCTGCGAGCGCGCAGCATCTGGGTGAGGCTGAGGCCCTGTTGCAGGCTGTGGGCGAGGTCGTGCATGTGCCGGATGAGGGCCAGATTGACGCCGTAACAGGTGTCAGCGGCTCGGGCCCGGCATATGTATTTCACATGATCGAAACACTGGCGCAGGCCGGGCAGGCGCAGGGGCTGGACGCTGAAACGGCCATGCGGCTGGCCAAGGCGACGGTCGCCGGGGCAGGTGCGCTGGCGATGACCTCCGAAGAGACACCGGAACAGCTGCGGATCAATGTGACGTCACCGAACGGGACCACACAGGCCGCGTTGGAAGTCTTGATGGATGAAAGCACCGGTTTCCCATCCCTCATGGCGCGCGCAGTCAAAGCAGCGGCAGACAGATCGCGAGAGCTTGCCAATGAGTGA
- a CDS encoding YbjN domain-containing protein, which translates to MALSEQYLEDDIHPIDIVEHLAAHHDWDFDRISDEQIAMAVEGQWRTYSLTLAWSAYDETLRMVCTFDMEPPEEKHAALYELLNNVNDQCWAGAFTYWDEQKLMVYRYGLVLAGGNVASTEQIDTMISAAVMSAERYYPAMQLLVWGNQSPKQALEVAIAEAYGRA; encoded by the coding sequence ATGGCCTTGTCCGAGCAGTATCTTGAAGACGACATTCACCCCATCGACATAGTTGAACATCTGGCAGCCCATCACGATTGGGATTTCGACCGGATTTCTGATGAGCAGATCGCCATGGCCGTCGAGGGCCAGTGGCGCACGTATTCGCTGACCCTTGCGTGGTCGGCCTATGACGAAACGCTGCGGATGGTGTGTACCTTTGATATGGAGCCACCGGAAGAAAAGCACGCAGCACTTTATGAATTGCTGAACAATGTAAATGATCAGTGCTGGGCGGGGGCGTTCACCTATTGGGATGAGCAGAAGCTGATGGTGTATCGCTACGGTCTGGTGCTTGCAGGCGGTAACGTCGCCAGTACAGAGCAGATAGATACGATGATCAGCGCTGCCGTCATGAGTGCGGAGCGTTACTATCCTGCGATGCAATTGCTGGTTTGGGGAAACCAAAGCCCGAAGCAGGCGCTTGAGGTCGCCATTGCAGAGGCTTACGGACGCGCGTAA
- a CDS encoding accessory factor UbiK family protein, giving the protein MQTRNKIFDDISQLMTNAMGVAQGARDEAETAVKGMMDRWLADRDFVTREEFDAVRAMAQKAREENEALKARLDSLEAKS; this is encoded by the coding sequence ATGCAGACGCGCAATAAGATTTTTGATGATATCTCGCAGTTGATGACAAATGCGATGGGGGTGGCCCAAGGCGCGCGCGATGAGGCGGAAACCGCGGTGAAGGGCATGATGGATCGCTGGCTTGCGGATCGCGATTTTGTGACCCGTGAGGAGTTCGATGCAGTGCGCGCGATGGCGCAAAAGGCGCGTGAGGAGAACGAAGCGCTCAAAGCGCGCCTCGATTCGCTTGAAGCCAAAAGCTGA
- the lgt gene encoding prolipoprotein diacylglyceryl transferase, with amino-acid sequence MRATIPFPDISPEIFSISVFGFELALRWYALAYIVGIVLGWRLVVRAVKQPDLWRNEQPAMTAAQIEDLLTWVILGVILGGRLGYVFFYQPGYYLQNPSEILAVWQGGMAFHGGLLGVVVAGFIYTWRHRIARLSAADIMALGVPPGLLLGRLANFINAELWGRPTHMPWGVAFPGAAAQDCPGIEGICARHPSQLYEAGLEGLILGALLIWIVWRQDALKTPGRVAGVFFAGYGVSRFLVEFFRQPDAQFISAGNPLGLAWQIDGWGLTMGQCLSVPMIILGLWLVAHAKRRP; translated from the coding sequence ATGCGCGCCACCATTCCTTTTCCAGATATTTCACCAGAGATATTTTCGATCTCAGTCTTCGGGTTCGAACTCGCACTGCGCTGGTATGCATTGGCCTACATCGTCGGCATCGTTTTAGGCTGGCGGCTGGTGGTGCGCGCCGTCAAACAACCCGATCTATGGCGCAATGAGCAACCCGCAATGACAGCCGCCCAAATAGAGGACCTGCTCACATGGGTCATTCTGGGCGTGATCCTTGGGGGCCGGCTGGGATATGTATTTTTCTATCAGCCCGGCTATTACCTGCAAAACCCATCCGAAATTCTGGCCGTCTGGCAAGGGGGAATGGCCTTCCATGGGGGGCTGCTGGGTGTCGTTGTCGCGGGCTTCATCTACACATGGCGGCACAGGATCGCACGGCTCAGTGCTGCAGATATCATGGCGCTTGGTGTGCCGCCGGGACTGCTGCTGGGACGATTGGCCAATTTCATAAACGCCGAGCTTTGGGGCCGACCAACACATATGCCTTGGGGCGTTGCTTTTCCCGGCGCGGCAGCACAGGATTGCCCCGGCATTGAAGGGATATGCGCACGCCACCCGTCACAGCTTTACGAGGCCGGGCTTGAAGGTCTGATACTGGGCGCCTTGCTGATCTGGATCGTCTGGCGACAGGACGCGCTGAAAACACCGGGCCGTGTTGCAGGTGTCTTCTTTGCCGGATACGGGGTTTCGCGCTTTCTCGTGGAATTCTTCCGACAACCCGATGCCCAGTTCATATCCGCCGGTAATCCGCTCGGTCTTGCGTGGCAAATCGACGGCTGGGGGCTCACCATGGGGCAATGTCTGTCCGTTCCGATGATCATTCTCGGGCTTTGGCTTGTGGCTCACGCCAAGCGACGCCCGTGA